From a region of the Deltaproteobacteria bacterium genome:
- the nifJ gene encoding pyruvate:ferredoxin (flavodoxin) oxidoreductase has product MKASFEMMDGNQAATHVAYKTNEVIAIYPITPASPMGEYADQWSFEGKKNLWDTVPKIIEMQSEGGAAGAVHGSLQTGALTTTFTASQGLLLMIPNMYKIAGELTSTVFHIAARSLAVQGLSIFCDHGDVMAARQTGWAMLFASNVQEAMDFSLISQASTLECRVPFLHIFDGFRTSHEIAKIEVLSDETIRSFIREDLVRAHRLRGLAPERPFIRGTAQNPDVYFQARETVNPFYQNTPRVVESTMQKFAEATGRRYGLFDYSGSSDAERVIVVMGSGAETVAETAKYLVERGEKVGVVNVRLFRPFSVAHFIAALPKSVKSIAVLDRTKEPGALGEPLYQDVTTAVYQACMCDGENAFLAGRKIPTIIGGRYGLSSKEFTPAMAKAIFDELKNSKPKNNFTIGIVDDVTHSSLECDPSFSIEAPAVTRAVFWGLGSDGTVGANKSTITIIGEGTPLYAQGYFVYDSRKAGARTISHLRFGANPIRSPYLIHKANFVAVHQFGFLNRYDTLEMAEHGATFLLNSPFGPEEVWDKLPAAVQWHIISKQLVFYVIDASRVAQECGLGLRINTPMQACFFELSGVLPRSEAIGKIKHFIEKTYSKRGEAIVRSNFDAVERAIKHLHKVAVPTAKQGVDEGDLCLHAYSGAPEFFKQVTAPMIAGRGDSLPVSALPVDGTYPSGTTKWEKRQLAQEVPVWEPDICIQCGKCVLVCPHAVIRAKVYDESLLANAPNNFKSSKPRWRELGESASMYTLQVSVEDCTGCSLCVEVCPVKDKSRVGFRAINMASEAPLSQQEKENWEFFQNLPQLDAGSDNKDLKFQTVKDIQLLEPLFEFSSACAGCGETPYLKLLSQLFGNRLLVANATGCSSIYGGNLPTTPWTVNRHGRGPAWSNSLFEDNAEFGLGMRLSIDKQAEYAREVLKALAEEIGENLVEAILSARQDSAIEIEEQSRRVEQLKCKLQSSKSPRAMDLLSLADVLTRKSVWLVGGDGWAYDIGYGGLDHVLASGADVKVLVLDTEVYSNTGGQASKATPIAAVAKYTAGGKATPKKDLGLHAMSYGYVYVARIAMGADDKQCVRAFLEAESYRGPSLIIAYSHCIAHGIDMSKGMEQQKLATQSGYWPLYRYSPDRAKREGKNPFELDSKAPSIPLSEYIYRENRYRLLARAKPDVAKRLLDEAQECVNEHWKVYERLALDVQV; this is encoded by the coding sequence GGTTTTTCACATTGCGGCGCGAAGTTTAGCGGTGCAAGGCCTTTCAATTTTTTGCGATCATGGCGATGTCATGGCAGCGCGTCAAACGGGATGGGCAATGTTGTTTGCTTCCAATGTGCAGGAGGCTATGGATTTTTCCCTCATCTCTCAGGCGAGTACGCTAGAGTGCCGCGTTCCCTTCCTTCATATCTTTGACGGGTTTCGCACATCGCATGAAATTGCAAAAATTGAGGTTCTCTCAGATGAAACCATTCGCTCGTTTATTCGCGAGGATTTAGTGCGCGCACATCGCTTAAGAGGATTAGCGCCCGAGAGGCCGTTTATCCGTGGAACGGCGCAAAATCCAGATGTCTATTTTCAAGCTAGAGAGACGGTAAATCCATTCTACCAAAACACTCCACGAGTAGTGGAGTCGACCATGCAAAAATTCGCCGAAGCTACGGGTCGACGATATGGCCTCTTTGACTATAGCGGTTCGAGCGATGCAGAGCGAGTTATAGTCGTCATGGGTTCAGGTGCCGAGACAGTGGCCGAAACGGCAAAATACCTTGTAGAAAGAGGAGAAAAGGTTGGCGTCGTCAATGTGCGACTGTTTAGACCATTTTCCGTGGCTCATTTTATTGCGGCACTTCCTAAAAGCGTTAAAAGCATTGCAGTGCTTGATAGAACTAAGGAACCTGGGGCGCTTGGCGAACCGCTTTATCAGGACGTCACTACTGCAGTGTATCAAGCCTGCATGTGCGATGGAGAAAACGCCTTTTTAGCTGGACGAAAAATACCTACAATAATTGGCGGTCGCTACGGCTTGTCATCCAAGGAGTTTACACCAGCAATGGCAAAAGCCATTTTTGATGAGCTTAAGAATTCAAAACCTAAGAATAATTTTACAATCGGCATTGTAGACGACGTAACTCATAGTAGTCTTGAGTGTGATCCCAGTTTCAGCATTGAGGCGCCCGCAGTTACTCGTGCTGTCTTTTGGGGGCTTGGATCGGATGGAACGGTAGGGGCCAATAAGAGCACTATCACAATTATAGGAGAGGGAACTCCTCTTTATGCACAAGGGTATTTTGTCTACGATTCTAGGAAAGCGGGAGCGCGAACCATATCTCACCTTAGGTTTGGTGCCAATCCAATTAGAAGCCCCTATCTAATTCATAAAGCCAATTTCGTCGCTGTGCATCAGTTTGGTTTTTTAAATCGATATGACACTTTAGAAATGGCCGAGCATGGCGCGACGTTTTTGCTAAATAGCCCATTCGGGCCTGAAGAGGTGTGGGATAAACTCCCAGCGGCAGTGCAGTGGCACATCATATCGAAGCAACTGGTCTTTTACGTTATCGATGCTAGTCGCGTCGCGCAAGAGTGCGGATTGGGTTTGCGCATAAATACGCCCATGCAGGCCTGCTTTTTTGAACTAAGCGGTGTCTTGCCTCGCAGTGAGGCGATTGGAAAAATTAAGCATTTTATCGAGAAAACGTATTCAAAGAGAGGTGAGGCGATAGTTAGGAGTAATTTTGATGCTGTTGAAAGAGCCATTAAGCATTTGCATAAAGTTGCAGTTCCTACCGCTAAACAGGGTGTCGATGAAGGGGATTTGTGTTTGCATGCATATAGTGGAGCGCCTGAGTTTTTTAAGCAGGTAACTGCTCCTATGATTGCTGGCCGAGGAGATAGCCTTCCTGTGAGCGCACTGCCAGTCGATGGAACGTATCCCAGCGGAACGACTAAATGGGAAAAGCGACAGTTGGCGCAGGAAGTGCCCGTGTGGGAACCAGACATTTGCATTCAGTGTGGCAAATGCGTGTTGGTTTGTCCGCATGCAGTAATTAGAGCTAAGGTGTATGACGAATCGCTGTTAGCCAATGCGCCTAATAACTTTAAATCCAGCAAACCTCGCTGGCGCGAACTAGGGGAGAGCGCCTCAATGTATACTTTGCAGGTATCTGTAGAGGATTGCACTGGTTGCTCGCTCTGTGTGGAAGTGTGCCCAGTGAAGGATAAGAGTAGAGTTGGCTTCCGAGCAATAAATATGGCAAGCGAAGCGCCGCTTAGCCAGCAAGAGAAGGAAAACTGGGAATTTTTCCAAAATCTTCCGCAGCTCGATGCTGGGAGCGATAATAAGGATTTGAAATTTCAAACAGTAAAGGACATTCAGTTGTTAGAGCCGTTGTTTGAATTCTCGAGTGCCTGTGCAGGCTGTGGCGAGACGCCCTATCTAAAGCTTCTAAGTCAGTTGTTTGGCAACCGACTTTTGGTTGCGAATGCCACTGGTTGTTCGAGTATCTATGGCGGCAATCTTCCAACTACTCCATGGACGGTTAACCGGCATGGCAGGGGGCCTGCATGGAGTAACTCGTTGTTTGAGGATAATGCCGAATTTGGTTTGGGCATGAGGCTTTCAATTGATAAGCAGGCCGAATATGCGCGGGAAGTTCTTAAGGCCTTAGCGGAGGAGATTGGCGAGAATTTGGTCGAAGCGATTTTGTCAGCCAGACAAGATAGTGCTATCGAGATTGAAGAGCAGAGCAGGCGAGTGGAGCAATTGAAGTGTAAATTGCAGTCGTCGAAAAGCCCTCGTGCGATGGATCTGCTGAGTTTGGCTGATGTGCTAACTAGAAAAAGCGTTTGGCTTGTTGGTGGCGATGGTTGGGCTTACGATATTGGTTATGGCGGTCTTGACCACGTGCTTGCGAGTGGGGCGGATGTAAAAGTATTGGTTTTAGACACCGAAGTGTATTCCAACACAGGTGGGCAGGCCTCTAAAGCTACTCCCATCGCGGCAGTTGCAAAGTATACTGCGGGTGGCAAGGCCACTCCCAAGAAGGATTTGGGATTGCATGCGATGAGCTACGGCTACGTTTACGTTGCGAGGATTGCAATGGGAGCTGATGATAAGCAGTGCGTTCGGGCCTTTTTAGAGGCCGAAAGCTATAGAGGCCCGTCTCTAATAATTGCTTATAGTCACTGCATTGCACATGGGATAGACATGTCTAAGGGAATGGAGCAGCAGAAATTGGCAACCCAGAGTGGCTATTGGCCTTTATATCGCTATAGTCCAGATAGAGCCAAGAGGGAAGGAAAGAATCCATTTGAACTCGATTCCAAAGCTCCTAGTATACCGCTAAGTGAATACATATATAGGGAAAATCGCTATCGCTTGTTAGCTAGGGCTAAACCCGATGTGGCAAAACGGTTGCTAGACGAGGCTCAAGAATGCGTCAATGAACATTGGAAGGTTTACGAAAGGCTTGCGTTGGATGTGCAGGTGTGA
- a CDS encoding dihydroorotate dehydrogenase-like protein: protein MELLTSYLGLNLKNPIVVSASPLSMDLDNIRRMEDAGAGAVVMYSLFEEQINHESREIDHYLSYGSESYGESLTYFPDLATYNVGPDGYLEKIRLAKSAVDIPVIGSLNGVSRGGWVEYASRIQQAGADALELNIYYIPTSVDVAGQEIEGMYLDVVKAVKESVSIPVSVKLSPFFSAMASMARRFEEVGAKGLVLFNRFYQPDIDLEQLEVVPNLVLSESYELRLPLRWVAILYGRVALDLAITSGIHNHEDVLKGVMAGASVTMMTSELLKNGIFRIGTILRDLERWGAEHEYASIEQMRGSISQKNVANPAAFERANYMKVLQSWTPDPTSRLER, encoded by the coding sequence GTGGAACTTTTAACTAGTTATTTGGGATTAAATCTTAAGAATCCAATTGTGGTTTCTGCTTCGCCTCTTTCCATGGATTTAGACAATATTCGCCGGATGGAAGACGCCGGTGCCGGAGCTGTGGTGATGTATTCGCTATTCGAGGAGCAAATCAATCACGAGAGCCGAGAGATAGATCATTATTTAAGTTACGGTAGCGAAAGTTACGGCGAGTCGCTAACGTATTTCCCGGATTTAGCGACCTATAATGTTGGACCGGATGGCTATTTGGAAAAGATTCGTCTGGCAAAGTCGGCAGTGGATATCCCCGTTATCGGGAGTTTAAACGGCGTTTCGCGTGGTGGTTGGGTCGAGTATGCCAGTAGGATTCAGCAGGCTGGAGCGGATGCACTTGAGCTAAATATTTATTACATTCCTACGTCAGTGGACGTTGCTGGCCAAGAGATTGAGGGAATGTATTTGGATGTGGTGAAGGCAGTTAAAGAGAGCGTGTCTATTCCTGTGTCTGTAAAGCTTAGTCCTTTCTTTAGTGCCATGGCTTCTATGGCTCGTCGTTTTGAGGAAGTTGGTGCAAAGGGTTTAGTGTTGTTCAATCGCTTTTATCAACCAGATATCGATCTCGAGCAACTCGAGGTCGTTCCCAACTTAGTGCTCAGTGAGTCGTATGAACTTAGGCTTCCACTTAGGTGGGTTGCGATTTTATACGGCAGAGTTGCTTTGGATTTAGCTATAACGAGCGGAATTCATAATCATGAAGATGTTCTTAAGGGCGTAATGGCTGGAGCAAGTGTTACGATGATGACCTCTGAATTGCTTAAGAATGGCATTTTTCGAATAGGCACTATTTTGCGAGACCTAGAGCGCTGGGGAGCGGAGCACGAGTATGCGTCTATAGAGCAAATGCGTGGAAGCATTAGTCAAAAGAACGTGGCAAACCCGGCAGCTTTTGAGCGGGCAAATTACATGAAAGTGTTGCAATCGTGGACGCCAGATCCCACCAGTCGCCTGGAGCGTTAG